aattaggaaacaaaatccCAATCTATTTTCCAATGAAAGATCCTTCATCTTCTCCACCATtattatctaaagaaaaagCAAATTCGATCCCTTTTTCATTAAATCAACTCCCATATCTCCTAAAATACTTCTCATTCTCTCAAAATTCCCCACAAGCAATAGCTATGGAACATACACTTAGAGAATGCGAAATTAAGCCCATCAAAGGCGAAACCAAAATTTGTGCTACTTCTTTAGAGTCCATGCTTGATTACGTGCACGAAACTTTCGGATTAAATACCGAATTCGATATTCTATCAACTACACATTTAATTAAATCGAAGACCAATTTGGATAATTATACTATCTTGCAAGAACCTAAGGAGATACATGTTCCGAAGATGGTAGCTTGTCACACTATGCCGTATGCTTATACGGTTTTTTACTGCCATAGCCAAATGACCGAGAATAAGGTGTTTGTAGTTTCACTAGAAGGTGACAATGGAGGAAGAGTGGAGGCTGTTGCTGTTTGTCATATGGATACTTCGCAATGGAGTCGTAATCATGCGTCGTTCCGTGTGCTCGGAATCGAACCGGGATCTTCTCATGTATGTCATTTCTTTCGTGGAGATAATTTGGTTTATGTTGCTACTCCTGTCAAATAATTATGAACAAAGGATTATCGCGGTCCCTGAACTTATGCATTAAGCTTAATAAATTCATGCTTAgctatttaaatcaattaaGGACATTATTATCTATCTTTTGGTCAATTAAGAATAATACTATGTTTTTGTATGtcaattaagaataaatttTGGTCATTGATCCATATTCCTAAACTTGTtcgttttatataattttatctctaattaaattaataatataaagtattgcttataattaattaaaatgactAAATATGAGTTAATTGACACCGACGTATAAGCTCAACAACTGGAATGGCCCTTTGCTCGTTTAGTTATGGAATAAACATATATCGGATTAAAAGTCTTGGCGGTACAAAATATTTCGCTTTTAATGTGTTATGGTCTTTTATCTTGATATCGTCTACTTGGAaggttaatttataaattaaaattttttaactTGATTATGATTCCTTAAAttttagatctataatttttctttttgtaattatttagatttataatttgttaTGGTCTTTTATCTGgatcgatgactgtatttttatAGCTCTCATCATCTTTTTTAGAATAGTTTACTCAATGTGTTGAAAAACCGTTTatataacttttattattattgatggAAGTTTTAgcgtttgataaaaaaaattgatgtagCAACTTAGGTGGaggaatttattaaaaatatttccattTTCATTATCACGTCAGAAGCGATTGATGACAAAGTACATGGATTCAGCTTCATCTAAGGATTCAAGCTCAGTTGCTTGCTGACTAAGTTTTCCATCCTTAAGCTTCTCTTTCTGTTTACTGTTGTAGGGAATCTTTTCTTCTGTAACAGAATTAATTACAGCTGGCATACGTGGGATGTGTGAGATGGTTTTCTTTGTTAACTTCTCTTACTCAAGCTGTGTGTATATAAACAGCTTGAGCTTGTAATCTTcattaatcaattaatcaaaGTGAGGCAGTTATTTTAATATGGTATCACACCAGAGTTTTGTTCTCTGtctctcattttcttttcttttctctgaGATTTTCTTTGCATCCAAACAGCATCTTTCATAGCTCAAATGCTATTCATTTCAAGTCAAATTTAGTTCATTAGATTCTCCTTGTTGAGATCTACAGTCCGCTGCTATTCTCTGTAATTTCTGATCAGTATCAAATCTTTTCTTGTTTCTTGAAAATTTAATCATGGCAGAAAGAGTAATTAGAGTTGAGGAAAACTTACTTAGTCCCTATTTTCTTCATCCTGGAGAAAATCCTTAATTAGtgttggttcgtaacgttttgaatggtGGAAACTATCATCAATGGTGTCGATCAATGAGGAAAGCTTTATTAtccaaaaacaaattcaagtttGTTAATGGAAGTATACCAGTACCTAATCAGAATGATGAGATCTATGAGGCTTGGGAGAGATGTAACAATATGGTGGTTTCCTGGATTTCACGTGCTGTTTcagcttcaattgctaatagCATTTCAAGTATTGACAATGCTATTGATGTGTGGAATGATCTACAAGATAGGTTTTCCCAAGGTGATGCTTATCGCCTAGGTGATTTACAAGAAGAGATTTCTCTTTTTCATCAGAATAATTTGTCAGTAACAGATTACTATACTCATTTAAAGATGTTGTGGGATGAGTTATTGAGTCTTAGACCTTTAGCAACTTGTTCTTGCTTGCCTAAGTGTGCTTGTGGTATGATAAATACTGTCAAAATACTATGGTCTAATGATCAAACCATTAAGTTCCTCAAGGGACTTAATGATGATTTCAGTACAGTCAAGTCTCAGATCTTAATGACTGAGCCATTATTGCCTATCAACAAGGTGTTCTCTCTTGTTAATCAGCATGAAAGACAAATTAGTGGAATTAAAACTAATGCTGGAATGATTCAAATGTTTTTATGGCAAGAGGAAATGATTCAGATCAAGATAGTGATGCTGGAAGTCTTCTGAATGCAGAAAGACAGTTTTATGATTCTAATGTTTGTTATGCAAAAGGTAGAGGAAATGGAAATTTCAGAGGAGGATATCAAAGAAACAATGGTTATCAATATGCAGGCAAGAAACCTACATGCTCTTACTGTGGTATTCAGGGACATACTGTTGATATTTGTTATAGGAAGCATGGCTTCCCACCTGGATTTCAGTCCAGATTCAGGCCTGATATTGCTCAAGCCAATCAAGCTGAGAGTTCTAACTACTTTCCAGAGTATAATCATCCTACAGGGATTGATACTTCAAAGGCATCAAGCTCTTCTCAGATGAACATCAATGGAACTGTGTTTCCATTCACTCCAGAACAGTGCTCTCAGATTCTTGCTTTGCTCAAACATGTGAACTCAGGAAATCATAAGTCAGAAAATGCACAAGTCAATTCATTATCTGCTAATTTTCAAGGGCAAAGCTCAAGTTCAGGTAACACTCCTCATCTATGCTGTTTTTCTGCCAGTGCAAGCAGAAATATATGGATTCTAGATACTGGAGCCACAGACCACATTACTTGCAACTTAAACTTATTTGATGAATATCATGAAGTACAAAAGGTGACAGTTAGGTTGCCAAATGGAGATCAGGTCCCAGTCACTCATATAGGCACTATTAGACTTTCTGATATGCTTATTCTGGAGAATGTACTATATGTCCCAGCTTTTAATTTTAACCTGATATCAGCTGGAAAGCTGACAAACAAGAACAACTTGTGCTTGTTGTTATATGACAAGTCATGTTTTATTCAGGATCTATGCAACTGGAAGACGATTGGATTAGCTGAAAAAAGAGAGGGCCTTTTTCAGCTTGTACAGACTCCTCTTACCTCAGTCTGTTCTAGTGTTTCAACTAACACAGTTACTAATAAATCCAATTTTGATCTTTGGCATTTCAGAATGGGACACTTAACATAAAAGaatacaaatgctacaaaaatTTGATGCTTTTATCAAAAGTAAGCAAATGGATGTTTGTGAGATTTGCCACCTTGCAAAACAGAAGAAACTGTCATTTCCATCTAGTTCGTCAACAAGTGCAGAAGCTTTTGACATGATTCATATGGACATCTGGGGACCAACTAAACAAGCTTCTCTTCATGGATATAGGTTCTTTTAAACTCTTGTTGATGATCATTCCAGGTATACCTGGATTTTTCTGTTAAAGCACAAATCTGAAGTGAGAGGTCACATTCAGTCCTTTTATACATTTGTTGAAACTCAGTtttcaaaaagaataaaagtaGTGAGATCAGATAATGGTGTTGAGTTTGTATTTCCTGCATTTTATCAATCAAAAGGTATTTTGCATCAAAAGAGCTGTGTGTATACCCCAGAACAGAATGGCATTGTGGAGAGAAAGCAACAACATGTTTTAAATGTTGCTAGAGCATTAAAATTTCAAGCCAACCTTAAACTAAATCTCTGGGAATATTGTATTCTGCATGCAGTACACCTCATTAACAGAACACCAACTCCTTACTTACAAAACCAGACACCCTTTCATCTTCTATATCAAA
This window of the Mercurialis annua linkage group LG5, ddMerAnnu1.2, whole genome shotgun sequence genome carries:
- the LOC126682276 gene encoding BURP domain-containing protein BNM2A-like, with amino-acid sequence MGIRFALKIFLFYFLLINIHGNDGAREMNKNVLRLPSMDHHAHAHPSSRIDPSSMVFFTLNDLKLGNKIPIYFPMKDPSSSPPLLSKEKANSIPFSLNQLPYLLKYFSFSQNSPQAIAMEHTLRECEIKPIKGETKICATSLESMLDYVHETFGLNTEFDILSTTHLIKSKTNLDNYTILQEPKEIHVPKMVACHTMPYAYTVFYCHSQMTENKVFVVSLEGDNGGRVEAVAVCHMDTSQWSRNHASFRVLGIEPGSSHVCHFFRGDNLVYVATPVK